In a genomic window of Zingiber officinale cultivar Zhangliang chromosome 9B, Zo_v1.1, whole genome shotgun sequence:
- the LOC122024150 gene encoding TLC domain-containing protein 4-B-like: MEGSFGPKEQILWPLSVFLGIIMCKVVYEMTRKVSTVSFKGYNNLTKLQKIEWNNRGFSTFHAVVAAAFSFYLLVLSDLFKGGSEEDFLVYRKSLLSDAMFGISVGYFLSDLAMILWLFPSLGGKEYVLHHGLSLYAISLALISGQAHIYILMVLFTEATTPFVNLRWYLEIAGQKNSNIYVYNGVVLFFGWLVARILLFIYFFTHIFLNFDQVRTMFPLGLYSLLTAPPIIAVMNVVWFWKIFKGMVKTLSKKRHSK; this comes from the exons ATGGAGGGGAGTTTTGGTCCAAAGGAGCAAATTCTTTGGCCCCTCTCGGTTTTCTTGGGCATTATCATGTGTAAAGTT GTATATGAAATGACACGTAAAGTCAGTACGGTCTCTTTCAAAGGATATAACAATCTCACCAAATTACAGAAGATTGAATGGAATAATCG GGGATTCTCAACTTTCCATGCAGTGGTAGCTGCTGCATTCTCATTCTATTTGCTGGTGTTATCAGACCTTTTTAAGGGTGGTTCTGAAGAAGACTTTCTGGTTTATAGAAAATCACTTCTTTCTGATGCTATGTTTGGG ATATCAGTTGGTTATTTCCTTTCAGATTTGGCAATGATCCTATGGCTTTTTCCATCATTAGGCGGCAAAGAATAT GTTTTGCATCATGGGCTCTCCCTGTATGCAATCTCCCTTGCACTGATTAGTGGTCAAGcacacatttatatactcatggTTTTGTTCACTGAGGCTACCACGCCATTTGTGAACCTTAGATG GTACTTGGAGATTGCTGGACAGAAGAATTCAAATATCTATGTTTACAACGGTGTGGTTCTCTTCTTCGGGTGGCTG GTTGCCCGGATCCTATTGTTCATCTACTTCTTCACACATATCTTTCTTAATTTTGATCAG GTAAGAACAATGTTTCCCCTGGGGCTCTACAGCCTTCTGACAGCACCACCTATTATTGCAGTGATGAATGTAGTGTGGTTTTGGAAAATCTTCAAGGGCATGGTGAAGACTCTCTCTAAGAAGAGGCACTCAAAATAG